The genomic DNA ATGACGGGATTCAGCGAGTTCATCGCCGATTGGAACACCATCGCGACCTGTCGCCACCGCCATGAACGCAGGTCGTCGGCGGTCATCGCCAGGACGTCGACGCCGTCGAACCGGATGGATCCGTGGGTGATGCGGGCCGGGTCCTTGAGCAGGCGCATGATCGAGTGGGCGATCGTCGACTTGCCGCATCCGGACTCGCCGGCGAGGCCCAGAATCTCACCGGGCGCGATGCTCAGACTGACGCGGTCGGCGCCCCGGACGGAGCGTTCATCGCTGACGTATTCGACGGTCAGCTCGTCGATGTCGAGGACGGGCCTCATGACGTGGCTCCTTCGGTGACGGCGGTCGGGGCGGTGGCGCTGGCGGCCCGGCGCGGCTTGCGCAGGCGTGGGTTGGTGATCTCGTCGACGGCGTAGTTGCACATGGCCAGCGCGTAGGCGACGAGGGCGATGGCGAGGCCCGAGGGGGCGAAGATCCACCACTGGCCGAGCATGAGCGCACCATCCGTGGAGGCCCAGAACAGGTTGGTGCCCCAGGAGATCGTGTTCGCGTCGCCCAGCCCGAGGAACTCCAGGCCGGCCTGGGCGCCGATCGCACCGATCACGCTGCCGAGCAGGGTGGTCATGACGATGGAGGCCATGTTGGGCAGGATCTCCCGCAGCATGATGCGCAGCGGGCGCTCACCCGACACCAGTGCGGCGCTGATGTAATCCTTGCCGCGAATCGACAACGCCTGTGAGCGCAGCACGCGGGCGCTGCCGGCCCAACCGGTGATGACGAGGACGATGATGACGGTGCCCAGCCCGGGCGGCATGAATGCCGCGAGGATGACGAGCAGGGGGAGTCCCGGCAGCAGCAGGAAGACGTTCGTCAGGAGGGAGAGGACGTCGTCGACCGCTTTGCCGAAGTACGCGCAGGCGAGTCCGATGATGATGCCGACGACGGTGGCGAGGGTTCCGGCGATGAAGCCGACGAACAGCGAGGAGCGCGAGCCCCACACGGTGAGGGCGAGGACGTCCTGCCCCTTGGCCGTGGTGCCGAGCCAGTGTTCGCCGCTGGGGGCCGAGGCGCCGCCGGAGCCGATGCGCGATGGGTCCTCCGGGAAGATGATCGGGGCCAGGAGGGCGAGGAGGACGAAGACGGCCAGGATGCTCAGCCCGGCGACGGCCTTGCTGTTGCGGCCCAGCGCGCGGAGGAAGCGGAGCGAGGCGCGGCCTCGACCGGTGCCGAGGGCCTGGGGTGAGGGGAAAGTCATGAGAGCCTCCGGGTTAGCCGACCCGCACGCGCGGATCGAGGCGGACGTACACGAGGTCGACCAGGAAGTTCGCCAGCAGCACGGCGGCGGTGATGGTGAGGAACAGCCCCTGCATCAGTGGGTAGTCGAGGCCCTGGACGGCGGCGAGGAGCTGATATCCGACGCCCGGATAGGCAAAGACCACCTCCGTGAGTAGCGCGCCGCCGACGATGAACCCGAGGCTCATGCCGATGTTGGTGACGGACGGCAGCAGCGCGTTGCGGGCGGCGTAGTTGAACATGATGCGGCGCGGGCGGAGCCCCTTGGCCTCGGCCATCAGGATGTAGTCCTCGGCGTTGGTCGAGATCATGGTGTTGCGCATGCCGAGCATCCAGCCGCCGATCGAGACCAGCACGATCGACAGGGCCGGTAGGACGAGGTGTGCGGCGACGTCGGCGATGAAGTCCGCGTCCCAGGAGGGGGTCATGCCAACGGAGAAGGCGTGCCGCAGTGGGGCGATGCCCCAAGCGACGCCGAAGACATACAGCGAGCCCATGGCCAGCCAGAAGTATGGGAACG from Zhihengliuella flava includes the following:
- a CDS encoding ABC transporter permease; the protein is MTFPSPQALGTGRGRASLRFLRALGRNSKAVAGLSILAVFVLLALLAPIIFPEDPSRIGSGGASAPSGEHWLGTTAKGQDVLALTVWGSRSSLFVGFIAGTLATVVGIIIGLACAYFGKAVDDVLSLLTNVFLLLPGLPLLVILAAFMPPGLGTVIIVLVITGWAGSARVLRSQALSIRGKDYISAALVSGERPLRIMLREILPNMASIVMTTLLGSVIGAIGAQAGLEFLGLGDANTISWGTNLFWASTDGALMLGQWWIFAPSGLAIALVAYALAMCNYAVDEITNPRLRKPRRAASATAPTAVTEGATS
- a CDS encoding ABC transporter permease gives rise to the protein MGFILRRLGFYLIAFWASITLNFMLPRLMPGDPVTRMLSRSQQRLDPQQVESLQRLLGVEGGPWWQEYFAYLGRVLTGDFGVSISRFPTPVSDVIAAQLPWTLLLGAVSLLIAVIIGNLLGILAAWRRGGVLDSVTPPLLVFIGSFPYFWLAMGSLYVFGVAWGIAPLRHAFSVGMTPSWDADFIADVAAHLVLPALSIVLVSIGGWMLGMRNTMISTNAEDYILMAEAKGLRPRRIMFNYAARNALLPSVTNIGMSLGFIVGGALLTEVVFAYPGVGYQLLAAVQGLDYPLMQGLFLTITAAVLLANFLVDLVYVRLDPRVRVG